The Mercenaria mercenaria strain notata chromosome 10, MADL_Memer_1, whole genome shotgun sequence genome contains a region encoding:
- the LOC123561606 gene encoding zinc finger protein 227-like: MFKEHFLNSIKKMEELPQQNPQESRDITFKEDSMQKLTPEQISTSSARGSNIITNEESNECHVCLLSKLDKETEGMELGDEKVNSSRESYHCGVCSQTFCTICRLHNHLTTYHLFNGSYHYDNFIQTAFPKYESLCQFTQTEGLDFNREGEFDIAERNRTDPDIKQKYGEVKKAIGEKKECNEPITTNKMFENVGSVETIWRDVKVEPAEFAENKETAKLDENDGYYSDRTDDYFENEEDMLTDLEIENHHNYPSWKDRKAVTSLNNSSGKGCAVKTTKTCNNKRKSKNDSLIHGQKNDEPVLLNEKNFTNIDANTSVQKKFGAKDSSVKNAKQKCGKKSKIAKLSNLTEQENSKDWYQEYKHVDNLESNKLIRTLKATNGNQSNDKLVGDNFSKNTDKNEGNKCDVCGAMFTVKQGLLRHEQLKHKDLMNFNCKQCDKKFMRNFNLQKHIIRVHGGKKSNEHKFIIEIEGTCEEDFGSNSLELSSDQVHSGTPNVKDDQEGVQSEEIIVTDGVKTPRRKRRTNEEMKSLKTPHTCDLCGHTMPRSKMDVHQRLHTGERPFICTICGKGLISQNKLSRHMLIHGEVKRHTCEICGAGFHMKYKLRMHMHIHTGKKPYLCSICGAEFNHSANLATHTRCVHLQVKPYVCNICGGKYSKRSQLDDHVLSHSTERQFTCRYCGKSFKYFKGMRRHEKSHNEEESFICNQCGLKFSRKENLDRHKISHGVASFQCKTCKKVLKDGRALQEHEFTHLVAKGCKCSVCGEMFYSSNKYFTHLFVMHNIQKQDAQLMIIDEKLQRDNKQADVRPNVPLSSNSGITSIVTADRPVASLDGILDNASKDTMSVLTRVATENLRLHSQDVQAEEKGNTIIPPLNPMILYEKNRITSLDNTVGANGGFSVQHKVLGNTVADTLSFPDHAYGQSVKQQVESHGDPHGNINMTLSDSSAQHQGLNENVLGFVTSNALTSINNLTSYMGQRQTSLTALTNLTTGLHQDEHSAIESLRRLQDNAVAPVSLIPATEGMVANQGQRNVGMPSTGTIEGNVQSDYRIQNLY; the protein is encoded by the exons ATGTTTAAAGAACactttttaaacagtattaaaaaGATGGAAGAGTTACCTCAACAGAACCCACAAGAATCAAGAGACATAACTTTTAAAGAGGACAGCATGCAGAAGTTAACACCAGAACAAATTTCAACCAGCTCTGCTAGAGGTAGTAATATAATTACAAATGAGGAGAGCAATGAATGCCATGTATGCCTCTTATCAAAGCTTGATAAGGAGACTGAAGGGATGGAACTTGGGGATGAGAAAGTAAATTCTAGCAGAGAATCATATCACTGTGGTGTCTGTTCTCAAACGTTCTGTACAATATGCCGTCTACACAACCATCTGACAACTTACCATCTGTTCAATGGATCTTATCATTATGATAATTTTATACAAACTGCTTTTCCAAAGTACGAAAGTCTCTGTCAGTTTACTCAGACTGAAGGTTTGGATTTTAATCGTGAGGGAGAATTTGACATTGCTGAAAGGAATAGAACTGATCCAGATATTAAGCAGAAATATGGTGAAGTTAAGAAGGCTATTGGAGAGAAGAAAGAATGTAATGAGCCTATTACAAcgaataaaatgtttgaaaatgttgGTTCTGTTGAAACCATTTGGAGGGATGTTAAAGTGGAACCAGCAGAGTTTGCTGAAAACAAAGAAACTGCTAAACTAGATGAAAATGATGGTTATTATTCTGACCGTACTgatgattattttgaaaatgaagaagatatgctaacTGATTTAGAAATTGAAAATCATCACAACTATCCTAGTTGGAAAGACAGAAAAGCAGTTACATCACTAAACAACAGCTCTGGAAAAGGCTGTGCAGTTAAAACTACCAAAACCTGTAATAATAAAAGGAAATCCAAAAATGATAGTTTAATTCATGGTCAGAAAAATGATGAACCAGtattattaaatgaaaagaattttacaaatattgatgCAAACACTTCTGTTCAGAAAAAGTTTGGTGCCAAAGATAGTTCAGTGAAAAATGCTAAGCAAAAATGTGGCAAGAAAAGTAAGATTGCTAAACTTTCAAATTTAACAGAACAAGAAAACTCAAAAGACTGGTATCAGGAATACAAACATGTTGATAATTTAGAAAGCAATAAATTGATAAGAACTTTAAAAGCAACAAATGGAAACCAATCAAATGACAAACTTGTTGgagataatttttcaaaaaatacagacaaaaatgaaGGCAATAAGTGTGATGTTTGTGGAGCAATGTTTACAGTTAAGCAGGGTCTTCTAAGACATGAGCAACTGAAACATAAAGACCTGATGAATTTTAATTGTAAACAGTGTGATAAGAAATTCATGCGAAACTTTAATCTACAAAAACATATTATACGTGTCCATGGTGGGAAAAAAAGTAATGAGCATAAATTTATAATAGAAATAGAAGGAACATGTGAAGAGGACTTTGGGTCAAATTCTTTAGAATTGTCTTCAGATCAGGTGCATTCTGGGACACCTAATGTAAAGGATGACCAAGAAGGAGTTCAAAGTGAAGAAATAATTGTCACTGATGGAGTAAAAACACCCCGCAGAAAGCGGAGGACAAACGaagaaatgaagtcattaaagaCACCACACACATGTGACCTCTGTGGCCATACAATGCCAAGATCTAAAATGGATGTCCATCAAAGACTTCACACAG GGGAACGCCCATTTATCTGTACTATTTGTGGAAAAGGACTTATAAGCCAGAATAAACTCAGTCGTCACATGTTGATCCATGGAGAAGTTAAACGTCATACTTGTGAAATATGTGGTGCTGGCTTTCACATGAAGTATAAATTGCGAATGCATATGCACATACACACAG GTAAGAAGCCATACCTATGTTCTATATGTGGTGCGGAGTTCAATCACAGTGCTAATCTTGCCACACACACGAGATGTGTCCATCTGCAGGTCAAACCATACGTATGTAATATCTGCGGTGGGAAGTATTCTAAGAGGTCACAGTTAGACGATCATGTGCTTAGTCACTCCACAGAACGCCAATTTACTTGCCG atattgtggaaagtcatttaaatactttaaagGCATGAGGCGTCATGAGAAGAGTCACAACGAGGAAGAATCTTTTATCTGTAATCAGTGTGGGCTTAAATTTTCACGGAAAGAAAATCTTGACAGGCATAAAATCAGTCATGGAGTGGCAAGCTTtcagtgtaaaacatgtaaaaaagttCTTAAAGATGGCCGAGCTTTACAAGAGCACGAGTTCACACATCTTGTTGCTAAGGGATGCAAATGTTCCGTTTGTGGAGAAATGTTTTACAGTTCAAACAAGTATTTCACACATCTGTTTGTTATGCATAACATACAAAAACAGGATGCTCAGTTGATGATCATCGATGAGAAGTTACAGAGAGATAACAAACAAGCTGATGTCCGTCCAAATGTGCCTTTATCATCCAACTCAGGGATAACTAGTATTGTAACAGCGGATCGGCCAGTCGCATCGTTAGATGGGATCCTTGATAATGCCAGTAAGGACACTATGAGTGTCTTGACACGGGTTGCAACAGAAAATCTGCGGCTACATTCTCAAGATGTCCAGGCAGAAGAGAAAGGGAATACAATTATTCCCCCTTTGAATCCTATGATTCTTTATGAGAAAAatagaattacctcccttgataatACAGTAGGTGCTAATGGTGGGTTCAGTGTACAGCACAAAGTCCTTGGTAACACTGTGGCAGACACTTTGAGTTTTCCCGATCATGCATATGGTCAGTCAGTGAAACAGCAAGTTGAAAGTCATGGCGATCCCCATGGTAACATAAACATGACACTTTCAGATAGCTCTGCACAACATCAgggtttaaatgaaaatgttcttGGTTTTGTGACTAGTAATGCACTAACTAGTATTAATAATCTTACCTCGTACATGGGTCAGCGCCAGACATCTCTAACGGCACTGACAAATTTGA